A region from the Streptomyces lydicus genome encodes:
- the glyA gene encoding serine hydroxymethyltransferase, translating into MSQPRTPQSRTPQSLPHPALSAADPELAALVGAEEQLQADTLRLIPSENYVSAAVLEATGTVLQNKYSEGYAGRRYYEGQQNIDRVETLAVERAKAVFGVEHANVQPYSGSPANLAAYLAFAEPGDTVLGMALPMGGHLTHGWGVSATGSWFRGVQYGVRPDTALIDFDEVRDLARKERPKIIFCGGTAVPRTIDFAAFGEIAREVDAVLVADIAHIAGLIAGGAHPSPVPHADVISTTTHKTLRGPRGAMLMSRASHAKAVDKAVFPGLQGGPHNHTTAAIAVALREAAAPSFRDYAHAVVANAKALAEALLARGYDLVSGGTDNHLVLIDLTSKEVPGKVAAKALDRAGIVVNYNTVPFDPRKPFDPSGIRIGTPSLTSRGLGTDRMPLVAEWIDRSVQAAAKGDEEALAVIRGEVADLMAGYPAPGLPVN; encoded by the coding sequence ATGTCACAGCCCCGCACCCCGCAGTCCCGCACTCCGCAGTCCCTTCCGCATCCCGCGCTGAGCGCCGCCGACCCCGAACTGGCCGCGCTGGTCGGCGCCGAGGAGCAGCTGCAGGCCGACACCCTGCGGCTGATCCCCAGCGAGAACTACGTCTCCGCCGCCGTCCTGGAAGCCACCGGCACCGTCCTGCAGAACAAGTACAGCGAGGGGTACGCGGGCCGTCGCTACTACGAAGGCCAGCAGAACATCGACCGCGTCGAGACGCTGGCCGTCGAGCGGGCCAAGGCCGTCTTCGGCGTGGAGCACGCCAACGTCCAGCCGTACTCCGGCTCGCCCGCCAACCTCGCCGCCTACCTCGCCTTCGCCGAGCCCGGCGACACCGTGCTGGGCATGGCGCTGCCGATGGGCGGTCACCTCACGCACGGCTGGGGGGTGTCGGCCACCGGCAGCTGGTTCCGCGGCGTCCAGTACGGCGTACGCCCCGACACCGCGCTGATCGACTTCGACGAGGTGCGCGACCTCGCCCGCAAGGAGCGCCCGAAGATCATCTTCTGTGGCGGCACCGCCGTCCCGCGCACCATCGACTTCGCCGCGTTCGGCGAGATCGCCCGGGAGGTCGACGCCGTCCTCGTCGCCGATATCGCCCATATCGCCGGTCTGATCGCGGGCGGCGCCCACCCCTCGCCCGTCCCGCACGCGGACGTCATCTCCACCACCACCCACAAGACCCTGCGCGGCCCGCGCGGCGCCATGCTGATGTCCCGGGCGAGCCATGCCAAGGCCGTCGACAAGGCCGTCTTCCCCGGTCTGCAGGGCGGTCCGCACAACCACACCACCGCCGCCATCGCGGTCGCCCTGCGTGAGGCGGCCGCCCCGTCCTTCCGTGACTACGCCCATGCCGTCGTCGCCAACGCCAAGGCGCTCGCCGAGGCGCTGCTGGCCCGCGGCTACGACCTGGTCTCCGGCGGCACCGACAACCACCTGGTGCTGATCGACCTCACGTCGAAGGAAGTACCGGGCAAGGTCGCCGCGAAGGCGCTGGACCGGGCCGGCATCGTCGTCAACTACAACACCGTCCCCTTCGACCCCCGCAAGCCCTTCGACCCCTCCGGCATCCGCATCGGCACCCCGTCCCTCACCTCCCGCGGGCTGGGTACGGACCGGATGCCGCTGGTCGCCGAGTGGATCGACCGCAGCGTCCAGGCCGCGGCGAAGGGGGACGAGGAGGCGCTGGCGGTGATCCGCGGCGAGGTCGCGGACCTGATGGCCGGCTACCCGGCGCCGGGGCTGCCGGTCAACTGA
- the rocD gene encoding ornithine--oxo-acid transaminase: MTSTERGIAAAEAHSAHNYHPLPVVVATAEGAWVTDVAGRRYLDMLAGYSALNFGHGNRRLLDAARAQLERVTLTSRAFHHDRFGDFCTQLAALCGMELVLPMNTGAEAVETAVKTARKWGYQVKGVPDGRAKIIVADHNFHGRTTTIVSFSTDPEARAGFGPYTPGFEIVPYGDLAAMEAALDDHTVAVLLEPIQGEAGVLVPPPGYLAGVRELTRSRNVLFIADEIQSGLGRTGRTFACEHEDVVPDMYVLGKALGGGVVPVSAVVSSREVLGVFAPGEHGSTFGGNPLACAVALEVLAMLRTGEFQQQATELGEHLHSELGLLVGGGAVDAVRGRGLWAGVDINPSRGTGREISERLLARGVLAKDTHGATIRLAPPLVISKEDLDWGLDQLRGVLEG; this comes from the coding sequence GTGACATCCACGGAACGCGGCATCGCCGCCGCCGAGGCCCACAGCGCGCACAACTACCACCCGCTGCCCGTCGTCGTGGCCACCGCCGAGGGTGCCTGGGTGACGGATGTGGCGGGCCGGCGCTACCTGGACATGCTCGCCGGGTACTCCGCGCTGAACTTCGGGCACGGCAACCGCCGGCTGCTCGACGCGGCCAGGGCCCAGCTGGAGCGGGTCACGCTCACCTCGCGCGCCTTCCATCACGACCGGTTCGGCGACTTCTGTACGCAGCTGGCCGCGCTGTGCGGGATGGAGCTGGTGCTCCCGATGAACACCGGCGCCGAGGCGGTCGAGACGGCGGTGAAGACGGCCCGTAAGTGGGGCTACCAGGTCAAGGGCGTCCCGGACGGCCGGGCGAAGATCATCGTCGCGGACCACAACTTCCACGGCCGGACGACCACCATCGTCTCCTTCTCCACCGACCCCGAGGCGCGCGCCGGCTTCGGCCCGTACACCCCCGGTTTCGAGATCGTCCCCTACGGCGACCTGGCCGCGATGGAGGCCGCCCTCGACGATCACACGGTCGCGGTGCTGCTGGAGCCGATCCAGGGCGAGGCCGGAGTGCTGGTGCCGCCGCCGGGCTATCTGGCGGGCGTACGGGAGCTGACCCGCAGCCGGAACGTGCTGTTCATCGCCGACGAGATCCAGTCGGGGCTGGGCCGCACCGGCCGGACCTTCGCCTGTGAGCACGAGGACGTGGTCCCCGACATGTATGTGCTGGGCAAGGCTCTGGGCGGCGGTGTGGTGCCGGTGTCGGCGGTGGTGTCCTCCCGTGAGGTGCTGGGCGTCTTCGCGCCGGGCGAGCATGGCTCGACGTTCGGCGGGAACCCGCTCGCCTGCGCGGTGGCGCTGGAGGTGCTGGCGATGCTGCGGACCGGCGAGTTCCAGCAGCAGGCCACGGAGCTCGGCGAGCATCTGCACAGCGAACTGGGGCTGCTGGTGGGCGGCGGCGCGGTGGACGCGGTACGCGGCCGCGGTCTGTGGGCCGGAGTGGACATCAACCCGTCCCGCGGCACCGGCCGGGAGATCTCCGAACGGCTGCTGGCGCGCGGGGTGCTGGCCAAGGACACCCATGGCGCGACCATCCGCCTCGCCCCGCCGCTGGTGATCAGCAAGGAGGACCTGGACTGGGGGCTGGACCAGCTGCGCGGCGTGCTGGAGGGGTGA
- a CDS encoding tetratricopeptide repeat protein, protein MGTREPNRHLERLYRQTGWTLRQFVQAVNRIGTERGTPLKYREPSAHQWCQGHLPKEQVRPLIVEALARKLGRPVTHVEAGFPAPASGSHVTAGAVEGLIDLGRGDMDPSRRSVLGIGLFSVALTVPNWPDVVGRMEAVQAVPLQRIGMPEVDMVIAMTERISELDDQFGGRHARPMAAAFLVNTVAPYLRAEAPESVRKAMLSAASDLCYLTGYMAVDEGVEGLGQKYYLKALELAGASEDHLTYCTTLRGMSVQAVDLGHGREAMRLADAAAAASPQAGPRMLAFLAGQQAHAAAQTGDNHKALTHLKEAEISMEKAEAQAKAFGSYDPSALHYHISHVRHELGDLPGAVAAMRESDRLCYDIYRRSRVKERATLAEFQLEVGHLEAACATWNEALDEYPLVQSGRVDRRMGKMFTLIRPHLKNHAARELHERARLVTPASLLA, encoded by the coding sequence GTGGGCACTCGGGAACCGAACCGGCACCTGGAACGGCTCTACCGGCAGACCGGCTGGACGCTGCGGCAGTTCGTCCAGGCCGTGAACCGCATCGGCACCGAGCGAGGAACCCCGCTCAAGTACCGCGAGCCGTCGGCCCATCAGTGGTGTCAGGGGCACCTGCCGAAGGAGCAGGTCAGACCGCTGATCGTGGAGGCCCTGGCGCGGAAGCTGGGGCGTCCGGTCACGCACGTCGAGGCCGGATTTCCTGCCCCTGCCAGTGGCTCGCACGTCACTGCGGGCGCGGTGGAAGGGCTGATCGACCTCGGTAGGGGAGACATGGATCCCTCGCGCCGCAGCGTTCTCGGTATAGGGCTCTTTTCCGTTGCGCTGACCGTGCCCAATTGGCCGGATGTGGTGGGACGGATGGAAGCGGTGCAAGCCGTCCCGCTTCAGCGCATCGGCATGCCAGAGGTCGACATGGTCATTGCCATGACCGAACGGATCTCGGAACTCGACGACCAATTCGGCGGACGTCACGCTCGCCCCATGGCTGCGGCATTTCTCGTCAATACGGTGGCTCCGTACCTGCGGGCCGAGGCGCCGGAATCGGTACGCAAGGCAATGCTGTCGGCAGCCTCCGACCTGTGCTATCTCACCGGATACATGGCGGTGGATGAGGGCGTGGAGGGGCTGGGACAGAAGTATTACCTGAAGGCGTTGGAGCTGGCCGGAGCCTCGGAGGACCACCTCACGTATTGCACGACACTGCGGGGGATGAGTGTGCAGGCAGTTGACCTGGGGCATGGCCGCGAAGCCATGCGACTGGCCGATGCCGCTGCCGCCGCCTCTCCGCAAGCGGGCCCGCGTATGCTCGCCTTCCTTGCGGGCCAGCAGGCACATGCCGCTGCGCAAACAGGAGATAACCACAAGGCCCTGACACATCTCAAAGAGGCCGAAATCTCCATGGAAAAGGCCGAGGCGCAAGCGAAAGCCTTTGGCTCCTATGACCCCTCAGCTCTGCACTACCACATCAGCCACGTTCGCCATGAGTTGGGAGACCTTCCCGGAGCCGTTGCGGCGATGCGGGAATCGGACAGGTTGTGTTACGACATCTACCGCCGGTCCCGGGTGAAGGAACGGGCCACCCTCGCCGAATTCCAACTTGAGGTGGGGCACCTGGAAGCGGCTTGTGCGACATGGAATGAAGCGCTGGACGAATATCCCCTGGTGCAAAGCGGGAGGGTCGACCGGCGCATGGGGAAGATGTTCACGCTCATCCGCCCCCACCTCAAGAACCACGCCGCCCGGGAACTCCACGAACGGGCCCGGCTCGTCACCCCGGCCTCGCTCCTGGCCTAG
- a CDS encoding PadR family transcriptional regulator, which yields MTSTFRRSPLALAVLGLLESGPLHPYGIQRLIKQWGKDQVVNVGQRAGLYRTIARLEDAGLIAVGSTERDERYPERTTYRLTDAGRAAARQWMAEILSTPRNEYPEFPAALSFLPVLTPQATQDLLHQRRDHLARRLTELDAELAAEPTSEAEVGALPRVALIESEYLRAVTQAELAWVDGILAALDDGSFTWNREELDRIVAAARDNT from the coding sequence GTGACCTCGACATTCCGCCGTTCCCCCCTGGCCCTGGCGGTCCTGGGCCTGCTGGAGTCCGGCCCGCTGCACCCCTACGGCATCCAGCGCCTGATCAAGCAGTGGGGCAAGGACCAGGTCGTCAACGTCGGCCAGCGCGCCGGCCTGTACCGCACGATCGCCCGCCTGGAAGACGCCGGACTGATCGCCGTCGGCAGCACCGAGCGCGACGAGCGCTACCCCGAACGCACCACCTACCGCCTCACCGACGCGGGACGGGCGGCCGCCCGCCAGTGGATGGCCGAGATCCTGTCGACGCCCCGCAACGAGTACCCCGAGTTCCCCGCCGCACTGTCCTTCCTGCCGGTACTCACCCCGCAGGCCACCCAGGACCTGCTCCACCAGCGGCGCGACCACCTCGCCCGACGCCTCACCGAACTCGACGCCGAACTCGCCGCTGAACCCACGAGCGAGGCCGAAGTCGGCGCCCTCCCGAGAGTCGCCCTGATCGAGAGCGAATACCTGCGCGCGGTCACCCAGGCCGAACTGGCATGGGTGGACGGCATCCTCGCCGCGCTGGACGACGGCTCATTCACCTGGAACCGCGAAGAACTCGACCGGATCGTCGCCGCGGCCCGCGACAACACGTGA
- a CDS encoding FAD-dependent oxidoreductase, giving the protein MHVIIIGAGTGGLALAHGLKRAGISCAVHERDRTRGGGLQGYRVGIDPDGSRALNRLLPPELFDTFVATCARSGDRFTVFTEKYKEVLSLTGFAKSGADGAGSERSVSRMTLRQVLLTGLEELVRFDKVFTRYDQNPDGTVTAHFEDGTSDTGDVLVAADGSHSRVRRQYLPHAPLEDSGLIGITGKVPLTEATRALLTPQVIDGVNMFLAPGGYSLVIHVMRFPWDERGRPRQGIGASDTELLNAWPGLQFDNTRDYIMLAFGGAARNLPADVLRMNGRQLHDLTVELTRTWDVRLRTLAELADPSTCFPVNIRTSAPIAQWPTSNITLIGDAIHTMTPGRGVGANTALRDAELLCDRLVSARDREVPLMAAIRDYETQMIDYGFEAVRKSLAQMRGSDPVHKPVVGRAVLAGMRTGMRAVNHLPPLKRRMAAAAQQYRGHDRDV; this is encoded by the coding sequence ATGCACGTGATCATCATTGGCGCCGGCACCGGCGGACTGGCTCTGGCCCACGGCCTGAAGCGGGCCGGTATCAGCTGCGCCGTCCACGAGCGCGACCGCACGCGCGGCGGTGGGCTCCAGGGCTACCGGGTGGGCATCGACCCCGACGGCAGCCGGGCGCTCAACCGCCTGCTGCCCCCCGAACTGTTCGACACCTTCGTGGCGACCTGTGCGCGCAGCGGTGACCGTTTCACCGTGTTCACCGAGAAGTACAAGGAAGTCCTCTCGCTGACCGGGTTCGCCAAGTCCGGGGCGGACGGGGCCGGTTCAGAGCGTTCCGTCTCCCGGATGACCCTGCGCCAGGTCCTGCTGACCGGGCTGGAGGAGCTGGTCCGCTTCGACAAGGTCTTCACCCGCTACGACCAGAATCCCGACGGCACGGTGACCGCGCACTTCGAGGACGGCACCTCGGACACCGGAGACGTGCTGGTGGCCGCCGACGGATCCCACTCCCGGGTCCGCCGCCAGTACTTACCGCACGCCCCCTTGGAGGACAGCGGCCTGATCGGGATCACCGGCAAGGTGCCCCTCACCGAGGCGACCCGCGCACTGCTGACCCCGCAGGTCATCGACGGCGTCAACATGTTCCTGGCCCCCGGCGGATACTCGCTGGTCATCCACGTCATGCGGTTCCCGTGGGACGAGCGGGGCCGGCCCCGCCAGGGCATCGGCGCGAGTGACACCGAACTGCTCAACGCCTGGCCCGGCCTGCAGTTCGACAACACCCGCGACTACATCATGCTGGCGTTCGGCGGCGCGGCACGGAACCTGCCCGCCGACGTCCTGCGGATGAACGGCCGGCAGCTGCACGACCTCACGGTCGAACTCACCCGCACCTGGGACGTCCGGCTGCGCACACTGGCCGAGCTGGCCGACCCGTCCACCTGCTTCCCCGTCAACATCCGCACCTCGGCCCCGATCGCACAGTGGCCCACCAGCAACATCACCCTGATCGGCGATGCCATCCACACCATGACGCCGGGCCGCGGGGTGGGCGCGAACACCGCGTTGCGCGACGCCGAGCTGCTGTGCGACAGGCTGGTCTCGGCCCGTGACCGCGAAGTGCCGCTGATGGCGGCGATCCGTGACTACGAGACGCAGATGATCGACTACGGCTTCGAGGCGGTCAGGAAGTCCCTGGCGCAGATGCGGGGAAGCGATCCGGTCCACAAGCCGGTCGTCGGCCGCGCGGTGCTGGCCGGGATGCGTACCGGTATGCGGGCGGTGAACCATCTGCCCCCGCTCAAGCGCAGGATGGCCGCGGCCGCGCAGCAGTACCGCGGTCATGATCGCGATGTATAG
- a CDS encoding glutathionylspermidine synthase family protein yields MKRHTIEPRPGWQQTVEAQGLIYPLTRYPDDSLRPYWDESAYYSFTLPEVEALEDVVEELHGMCLAAADHLVAHDRLADLGIEDPRLAGLVAESWRRRDELPSLYGRFDLHYDGSGPAKMLEYNADTPTSLVEAASPQWFWMEERFPGADQWNSLHERLVAAWKRQAPLLPPGAPVHFAHSAGDELGEDLMTVAYLEETAQQAGLETVAVSMEDIGWDRLSGRFVDQRLRFLRACFKLYPWEWLATDDFGPFVLDTLDNGGGTGSTLWIEPAWKMLLSNKALLAILWELYPGHPNLLPAYLDGPRELAHTRGYVAKPLLGREGAGVTLHEPGAEPVLRDPEDPCCYQELAPLPDFDGNRVVLGAWVVEDESAGLGIRESAGPVTDEYARFLPHVIR; encoded by the coding sequence ATGAAGCGCCACACCATCGAACCCCGCCCCGGCTGGCAGCAGACCGTCGAGGCGCAGGGCCTGATCTACCCGCTGACCCGCTACCCGGACGACTCGCTGCGCCCGTACTGGGACGAGAGCGCCTACTACTCCTTCACCCTCCCCGAGGTCGAGGCCCTGGAGGACGTCGTCGAGGAACTGCACGGCATGTGCCTGGCCGCGGCCGACCACCTCGTCGCGCACGACCGCCTCGCCGACCTCGGCATCGAGGACCCGCGGCTGGCGGGCCTGGTCGCCGAGTCCTGGCGCCGGCGGGACGAACTGCCCTCCCTCTACGGGCGGTTCGACCTCCACTACGACGGCAGCGGCCCGGCCAAGATGCTGGAGTACAACGCCGATACGCCGACCTCGCTGGTCGAGGCGGCCAGTCCGCAGTGGTTCTGGATGGAGGAACGCTTCCCGGGCGCCGACCAGTGGAATTCGCTGCACGAGCGGCTGGTGGCGGCCTGGAAGCGGCAGGCCCCGCTGCTGCCGCCGGGCGCGCCGGTGCACTTCGCGCACTCGGCGGGTGACGAGCTGGGCGAGGATCTGATGACCGTCGCCTATCTGGAGGAGACGGCGCAGCAGGCGGGCCTGGAGACGGTCGCCGTCTCGATGGAGGACATCGGCTGGGACCGGCTGTCGGGCCGCTTCGTCGACCAGCGGCTGCGCTTCCTGCGGGCCTGCTTCAAGCTTTACCCGTGGGAGTGGCTGGCCACCGACGACTTCGGTCCGTTCGTCCTGGACACCCTCGACAACGGCGGCGGTACGGGCTCCACTCTCTGGATCGAGCCCGCCTGGAAGATGCTGCTCTCCAACAAGGCGCTGCTGGCGATCCTGTGGGAGCTGTACCCGGGGCATCCGAATCTGCTGCCCGCCTACCTCGACGGGCCGCGCGAGCTGGCGCACACCCGTGGGTACGTCGCCAAGCCGCTGCTCGGCCGGGAGGGCGCCGGTGTCACCCTGCACGAGCCGGGAGCCGAGCCGGTGCTGCGCGACCCCGAAGACCCCTGCTGTTACCAGGAGTTGGCGCCGCTGCCGGACTTCGACGGCAATCGGGTCGTCCTCGGCGCCTGGGTCGTCGAGGACGAGTCGGCGGGGCTGGGCATCCGGGAGTCGGCGGGTCCGGTCACCGATGAGTACGCGCGCTTTCTGCCGCATGTGATCCGCTGA